The DNA sequence CGCTGCTCGGCGAACCGGCGTACTACCGCCGGTTCGGGCTGCGGCCGGCCAGCGAGTTCGGCATCGTCGCGCCCGATCCGCAGTGGGGAGCCTACTTCCAGGCCCGTCCGCTGGGCGGGGCCGCGCCGGCGCCGGGCCGGTTCCGCTACGCCGAACCGTTCGAGCGGCTCTGACCGCTCAGGTGTTCACCGGCCGGCGGGCCACCAGCAGGACATGGGTGACCGGCCAGTCCATCGGACGACCATCTAGGGTGGACAGGGACGCGACCGGGGCGAGCCGGTGGTCGACGATCCAGTCGTTGCGCCACGCGCCGCTCGCCGGGTCGATCTCGAACCCGACGTCGGCCAGCAACGCCTTCCAGTCGGCGTACTCCAGTCCGCAGAACTGCTCGCGGGTCTCCGACAGCCAGTTGTCCGGGTAGTCCTTGCGGGTGAGGAAGTCCATCGCCGCGCCGAGCGTCGTCTCGACGACCTCCGGTGCCCCGTCGACCGGCCGATGATCGAACGGGAAGGCGAAGTCGACGGCGAACTGGTCCAGCCGGGCCCGGGTGGACAACCCGCGCAGGTACGCGGCGACTTCAGCCGGCGGGGCGGCGGCGAGGTCGGTCCGGGGTTGCGCCGGGTTCGCACCGTCGGCTGTCGACAGTCGCAGCCGCACCGGGCGGTCGGCGCCGTCCGGGCCGCAGACATCGCTGTTGATCCACACCCCGCCGGGCACCGTGTGGTCGTAAATGGCCTGCACGAATCGGCGTACGGAGGCCATCCGCTCCCCGTACGACCAGATCTCGTGGGTCAACGCGAAGGTCAACGTGGTGTCCACCGACCGGGGTGCGAAGACCGCCCCGCCCAGCACGTTGCGCTGGTAGAAGTAGACGTTCGGGTTGCTGAACGCCCCCTGGGCCTTCTTGTGCACACACTCCTCGAACAGGTGCCGCGCCACCTCGACACCGATCAGGTCACTCTCCCGCAGCGCCGGTTCCCGGTCGGCCAGCTCCAGCACCGCGCCGGCACCGCAGCCGATGTCGACGATCCGGCCGGGTCGCACGTACCGGCGTACCGCGTCCCACTTGCGCCGGGCGGCCTCGGCGAACGCCTCGGCGTAGCTGCGGTAGTCGCGGGTCGCGGTCAGCCCGCCCTCCGCGCCGACCACCGGATCGTCGACCACCGACCGTACGTGGCCTTCCAGCCCGTACCGGTCGAAGACGTCGACGCTCGCCGGGTGGGCCAGGTCCCGCCAGCTGTCGTCGCCAGCGGCCAGCCGCAGCAGCACGTCCCACGGGCGCGGCGGCGGCGGGTCGACGTCAGCCTCCACCCCAGCCACCGGGAAGCCCAGCCGCCGGTACATCGCCGCCACCTCCGGGGTGGAGCAGGCCAGCACGGTGTCCGCCGGGGTCAGCTCCAGTCCGGTCACCGCCGCCACGGTCTTCACCGTCACCTCGGCGAACCGTTCGGTGGCCACGACGTCGAAGACCGGCACCACCACCGAGCGCAGCCCGGTCAGGACGCTGAACCGCTCGATCGCGGCCTCCCGCCGGTGGTACGGCACCGGGTTGCGCCGGGTGTTGCCGTGGTTGGCCGACGTCACCGCCCAGACGACGGTGCACGGCCCGTCGGACGCCGCCGCCTCGCGGGCGGCCAGCCGGCTCAGATAGTCGGCCTGGAACCGGGTGAGAACGTGGTGCCGACCGGGAAAGAGCAGGTAGCGGGCCATGGCACGTTGATAGCCTACGGCCGCCGTGGCCGGCCGGGCAGGGTCGCCACGGCCCACGACGGAGGGCCGCCACGGCCCGGTGAGGAGACGGGCACGGTGGATGCGAGCGCTCTGCTGGTGGAGACCTTCGACCGGCTACCCGACCTGGTTCGCGCGGCGGTCGACGGGCTGAGCCCGGACCAGCTGCGCTGGTCGCCAGCGCCGGGCACGAATCCGATCGGTTGGCTGGTCTGGCACCTGACCCGGGTCCAGGACGACCACCTGGCCGAGGTGATCGGCGAGCCGCAGGTCTGGGTCGGCGACGGCTGGGCGCGCCGGTTCGGCCTGACCGCCGATCCGGCGGACACCGGGTACGGGCACAGCGCCGAGCAGGTGGCGGCGGTGGCGCCGGAGAGCGCCGCCGCGCTGGTCGACTACTACACGGCGGTCGCCGACCGGACCCGGCGGTTCCTGGTCGGCCTGACCGACGCCGACCTGGACCGGATCGTCGACGAACGGTGGGACCCGCCGGTCACCCTCGGCGCACGGCTGGTCAGCGTCGCCAACGACGACCTGCAGCACGTCGGTCAGGCCGGGTGGCTCCGGGGGCTGCTGAGCGCGACCAGCTGACCGCGACCGGCTACCCTTTTGACACGGTGTGCCGCAATAGGCATGCTGTGTCTCCGGCCCGAGGCATGCCCTGTCTCCCCGGCTCGCCGGAGCACCCGCGCAGAGGAGTTCCCCTCATGTCCGTACCCGTGTCGGAGAGCGCCACCACGCCGCAGCCCGCGCCGGTTCCGGCTGCCCGGCGCGGCGGCGACGCCGGGGCGTTCCTCCGCGAGTTCCTCCGGTCGCCCACCCGGATCGGTGCGGTCGCTCCCAGCTCGCAGCGGTTGGCCGAGGCGATCACCGCGCCGATCCCGGAACGCGGCGACCCGGTCGTCGTCGAACTCGGGCCCGGCACCGGCGCCTTCACCGGGGTGATCCAGCGGCGGCTCGGCGGCCGGGGTCGGCACCTGGCGATCGAGCTCAGCCCGTCCCTCGCCGACCTGCTGGCCGGCCGGCACCCGCAGGTCGAGGTGATCGTCGGCAACGCCGCCGACTGCCGGGCCCTGGTGGCCGGGCGGGGCCTGGCCACCGCCGACGTGGTGGTCAGCGGGCTACCGTGGGTCTCCTTCCCGCGTGATCTGCAGCTGTCCGCCCTCGGCGCGGTGTGCGACGTGCTGGGACCGGACGGGGCGTTCACCACGTTCGCGTACGTACTGACCGCGCAGACCCCGCCGGCCCGTCGGTTCCGGCAACTGCTGCGCGACCGCTTCGAGGAGGTGGTGATGGGGCGTACGGTGCTCGGCAACCTGCCGCCGGCCTTCGTCTACCACGCCCGCCGGCCGCGCCGCTGACCGCTCTTCCCGGCCGCGCCGCTGACCGCTCTTCCCGGCCGCGCCGCTGACCGCTGAACCGCTCGCCCGCTGGGCGTCAGCCGGACTCGGCGAACCGCTCCACGTCGTCGATCCTGCCCAGCACCAGGACGATGTCGCCGTACATCAGCACGGTGTCCGGGGTGGCGTAGGTGAACCGGGCGTCCGGGCCCCGTGCCTCGCTCTTCACCGCCACCACCGTCACGCCGTACCGGGACCGGACCCGCGACTCGCGCAACGGCACGCTGACCGCGTCCTGCGGCGGAGTCGTCTTGACCATCGCGAAGTCCCGGTCGACCTCCACGTAGTCCAGCAGCCGCCCGGTCAGCAGATGGGCGACCCGCTCGCCCATGTCGTGCTCCGGCAGGATCACGTGATGGGCGCCGACCCGTTCCAGGATCCGGCCGTGCTGCCGGCTGATCGCCTTCGCCCAGATGTCCGCCACGCCGAGCTCGGCGAGCAGCGAGGTGGCCAGGATGCTGGCCTGGATGTCGGTGCCGATGCCGACCACCGCCCGGTGGAACTCGTTCACCCCGAGCTGGCGCAGCGCCTCGACGTCGGTGGCGTCGGCGGTGGCCAGGTGCGGCAACTGCCCGCTGTAGCCCTGGGTGGTCCGGGCATCGCCGTCGATACCGAGCACCTCGGTGCCCCGGTTGTTAAGTTCGACGGCGAGCGCCCCGCCGAATCGGCCGAGCCCGATCACCACCACCGGTTCGTTGCGTGAGTCAGCCAACGATGATCCTCTCCTCCGGAAGTTCGTAGCGCCGGCTCCGTTCCCGCAGCGCGAGTGCCGACGCAACGGTCAACGGCCCGATCCGGCCCATGAACATCAACACGATCAGCAGGACGTCGGCCGCTGGCGGCAGGCCTGCGGTGATGCCGGTGGACAGCCCGACGGTGCCGAACGCCGAGACGACCTCGAACAGCACCTGGTCGAGCGGGTACCGGGTCATGGCGAGCAGGGTGAAGGTGGCCACCGCCACCGCGCCGAGGGACAGCAGCAGCACCGCGAGCGCCTGCCGCTGGTTGCCCTCCGGCACCCGACGGGAGCCGACGTTGACCCGGGTCTCGCCGCGCATCTCGGCCCACAGCACGAAGGCCAGCAGGCCGACCGTGGTCACCTTGACCCCGCCGGCGGTGCCGGCGCTGCCGCCGCCGATGAACATCAGGATGTCGCTGAGCAGCAGGCTCTCCGGCCGCATGGCCGCGATGTCGACGCTGTTGAACCCGGCGGTACGGGTCATCACCGAGGCGAAGAAGCCGGCCAGCACCTTGTGCGCGCCGTCGAGTGGGCCGAACGTCGCCGGGTTGCGCAGCTCGACCAGGGTGAACACGATGGTGCCGATGGTCAGCAGGCTGGCCGTCAGCACCACGGTGATCCGGGTCAGCACCGACCAGAGGCGGGGACGGTGCCAGCACCGGAGCAGTTCGAAGACCACCGGGAAGCCGAGTCCGCCGACGATCACCGCCAGGGCGACGGTGGTGGTGATCCAGGGATCGGCGACGAAGCGCATCAGGCTGTCGGCGTACAGGGCGAAGCCGGCGTTGTTGAACGCCGAGACCGCGTGGAACACCCCGTGGTACGCGGCCCGACCCCACGGGTAGTCGTAGCCCACCGCGAACCGCACGGTCAGCACCACCGCGACCACGAGTTCACTGGCCAGGCTGAACAGCACGATGTTGCGCACCACCCGGCGGACGTCGCGCAGGCTCAGCGTCTTGGTCTCCGCCTGGGCGAGAAACCGGGCCCGCAGGCCGAGGCGGCGGGACAGCAGTACGGTGAACAGCGTGGCCAGGGTCATGATGCCCAGTCCGCCGATCTGGATCAGGCCCATGATCACCAGTTGGCCGAACGCCGACCAGTGACCGGCCGTGTCGACCACCACCAGCCCGGTCACGCAGACCGCGGAGGTCGCGGTGAACAGGGCGTCGATCAGCGGCGGCGAGGCGCCGGACCGGCTCGCCGCCGGCAGCATCAGCAACGCCGTACCGAGTGCGATGGCGGCAGCGAACCCGCCGGCGATCACCTGGGCCGGGTGCTGGAACCGGTCGGCACCGCGCCGCCACATCGGTACCCGCCACCGGCGACGGCGACCGGCCGGTGCGGACGGCCGACCGCCGGGCCGGATGCCCGGCCGGATGCCGCGCCAGCGCCCGGACCGGCGGTCGGCCGGGGTCGCGGCGGGGCCGGTGGCGGACCGGTTGCCGCCATCAGGCAGCCTGTCGGGCATGTCTCTCCAGGATCCGGGGCCCGGCCCCCACCGCGAGGACCGAACCGCCAGGTGGGAGCGCCAGACAGCGGCCGGGTTGACCGTGCTCGCCGTGGCGTTCCTCGTCGTCTATGCCGCGCCCATTCTCTACCCGCAGATGCCGGCGCGCTGGCACGCCGTGTGTGTCGCTGCCAACATCGTCATCTGGGCGCTCTTCTGGGTCGACTACCTCGTCCGGCTGTGGCTGGCCGGCGACCGGTGGCGGTTCGTCCGCGCCCACCTGTTCGACCTGATCGTGCTGCTGCTGCCCATTCTCCGGCCGTTGCGGATGCTCCGGCTGGTCACCGCGGTGCTCCTGCTGACCCGGCGCACCGAGGTCTGGGCGCGTGGCCGGCTGGCGCTCTACGTCGGCTCGACCACTGTCCTGCTGGTGATCGTCTCCGGGCTGGCGGTGCTGGACGCCGAACGCAGCCACCCGGACGGTGCGATCAACACCTATCCGGACGCGCTGTGGTGGTCGGTGGTCACCATCACCACGGTCGGTTACGGCGACTACTACCCGATCACCAGCACCGGCCGGTTCGTGGCGCTGGCGCTGATGATCGGCGGTATCGGCCTGATCGGTTTCGTCACCGGTTCGCTGGCCAGCTGGATCGTGGAGCGGATCTCCACCGCCTCGGCTGAGGCCGCCGATGACGACGATGACGGCGCGGCTGCGGACGCCGCGACGACGCCGGCCACCCGGGCGGACGTCGCCGCGGTCACCGCGCAACTGGCGGCCCTGCGCGCCGAGGTGGCCGCTTTGCGGGCCGACGCCGGTGGTCCCGCTCAGCCGCCGGCAGCGGTACCGGAACAGCACCGCGCGGCGGACGCCGCGACGCCAACCACCCCAGATTGATCAGTACGCCGTCTACCCAATTCGTGCCACTCCACCGACGGTGATCGTCCGGACGCACCGGGAAACTCCACTCTGGTCGACAACAGCCCACGGGACCCGCCCTCCGGGTGGCGCCACCCGTCGGCCCGGCGATTGCGGAGAACCACCATGCAACAGCATCACCGCCCGACCCGACGTCCCTCCCGACACCGACTGGCCACCCCCCTGGCCGCCGTCCTGCTCGCCGGGCTCACCCCGCTGCTCACCCCCGGCCCGGCCCAGGCCATCGTCGGCGGCCAACCGGTCGCCACCGGCGACTTCAGCTTCGTCGCCGAAGTCCGCAACACCGCCGTCGGCGGGCTCTGCACCGGCACCCTCGTCCACCCGGGCTGGGTGCTCACCGCGGCTCACTGCGCGGCGCCGACCTCCGTCGGCGACGTGACGGTACGGGTCGGCAACACCATCGCCGGCACCGGCGGCGAACTTCGCCGGATCCACCGGATCGTTGCCCACCCGCAGTACATCGGCGGGCACAACGACCTCGCGCTGCTCGAACTCAGCTCGCCGATCACCAGCGTCACCCCCGTCCGGCTGACCACACCGTCCGAGGCGCACCTGTCCGACGGCGTACAGGGCGGCCCGTTCACCCCGTACGATCAGGGCATCGCCGTCGGCTGGGGACTCGACGGCGCCGGCAACCTGCCGTCGCGGTTGCCGTTCGTCGGTGTCTTCATCACCCCGTCCCAGCCGGACAGCCTCGGCATCAAACGGCTGATGGTCGACCGGGGACCCTGCCAGGGCGACAGCGGCGGCCCGCTGCTGGTTCCCGCCGGCGGCACCTACGCGCAGGCCGGTGTGTTGAAGGCGGCCAGCTGCACCGGGCCCGCCTCCTACAGCGAGGTCGGTGCCGGCGGCAACCGAACCTGGTTGCTCGGCCAGCTCACCGCCGTGCCGTACACGCCGTTCGGGACGGTCGACTGGGACCGCGACGGCCACCCCGACATCATCGCCCGGTACGACGCCACCGGCGACCTGTGGCTCTACCCCGGGCAGAGCGTCCGCGGCCTGTCCACCGCGCCCCGGGTACGCATCGGCAACGGCTGGCGCGGCTACACCGCCTTCGGCACCGTCGACTGGGACCGCGACGGCCACGCCGACATCCTCACCCGCAACGACACCACCGGCGACCTCTGGCTCTACCCCGGACAGAGCAAGCGCGGCTACTCCACCGCCACCCCGGTGCGGTTGAGCACCGGCTGGGCCGGATTCACCCCGTACGGGGTCGGCGACTGGGACCGTGACGGCAACCCCGACATCGTGGCCCGGCAGGACGGCACCGGACAGCTGTGGCTGTACCCCGGCACGGGCACCCGTGGACCGGCCGGCACCCCCCGCGTGTCGATCGGCTCCAGCACCAACGCCCACAGCCCGTTCGGGCTCGTCGACTGGGACGACGACGACCACGTCGACCTGATCAGCCGGGACAACGACACCGCCGACCTGTGGCTGCAGCCCGGACAGGGCGTCCGCGCCGGATCCACCATCCCACGGGTACGCATCGGCAACGGCTGGCGCGGCTACACCGCCTTCGGCACCGTCGACTGGGACCGCGACGGCCACCCCGACATCCTCACCCGCAACGACACCACCGGCGACCTGTGGCTCTACCCCGGGCAGAGCAAGCGCGGCTACTCCACCGCCACCCCGGTGCGCATCGGCTGGGGCTGGTGACCAGCTGAGCGACCGTTGAGCGCCCCGGGCCGGGTCGACCGGTCCGGGGCGTCAGCGCAGAGACGGCAACACGTCGGTCGCCACCTCGGCCAGCACCCGCTCGTCACCGGCGTACCAGCTGCTCCGGCGCGGCCAGTGGGTGATCACATCGGTGAAGCCGAGCGCGGCGGCCCGACCGACCGCGTCGGCGAAGAAGTCGGCGCTGGTCAGCGAGAAGACCGGTGCCGAGTCCAGCGACAGGTACCGGCGCAGGTCGTCCCGGTCCCGCCCGGCCCGGTCCACCGCCGCGTCGCACCGCCGCGCCAACTGGGCCACCGAGGCCCACCAGGCGGCCTGGTCGTCGAAGACGGTGCCGGTGGTCACCCAGCCGGCGCCGTACCGGGCGACCAGGTCCAACGACCGGGGCCCGTTGGCGGCCAGGACGAACGGCACCCGGGGCCGCTGGCGGCAGCCGGGCGTGCTGCGGGCGTCCACCGCCTGGAAGTACCGGCCCTGCCAGGTCACCCGGTCGGTGCGCAGCAGCAGGTCGAGCAGCTCGACGAACTCGGCGTACCGGTCGACCCGGGCGCGCGGTGACAACGGACCGGCGCCGAGCACCGTGGCGTCGAACCCGAGCCCGCCCGCGCCGACCCCGAGCAGCAGCCGGCCGGCGGAGATGTCGTCCAACGCGGTGACCTCGCGGGCGAAGTGCACCGGGTGTCGGAAGTTCGGTGAGGCGACGAGGGTGCCGAGCGGGATCCGGGAGGTGACGGACGACGCGGCGGTCAGCGTCGGAACCGCGTCGAACCACGGCCCCTCGACCAGGTCCCGCCAACCCAGGTGGTCGTATGTCCAGGCGTGGTCGAAGCCCCACTCCTCGGCCTGGCGCCAGCGGCGCGACGTCACCGACCACGGCTCGTCCGGCAAGATCACGATTCCTACCCGCACGGTCGACACCCTACGCCCGGATGCCGGTCAGGCCGGACGGCCCGGGTCAGGCCGGCTGGCGCTCCTTGCGGTGGATGTCCATCCGGCCGCGACCAAACGCGTCGATATGGCCCCACCTACCGGGAATGTCCAGCAGTTCGATCCGGCCCATGCTCATCGGCAACGCCGGATCGACCACCAGATGCTCACCCTGCGGTTCCAGGCCGAGCAGGGTCCGCAGCAGCAGCAGGGTGGCCCCGGTCGACCAGGCCTGCGGACTGCAGGAGGTCGGATACTCCACCGGATACTTGGTCAGCGCCCGGTCGTAGCCGCCGAACGCCTCCGGCAACCGTCCGTTGAAGTACTGCGCGGCGTTGATGATTCCGTCGGCGATCCGGGCCGACTCCTCGACGAAGCCGTACCGGCGCAGCCCCCAGGCGATGAACGAGTTGTCGAACGGCCAGACCGTGCCGACGTGGTAGCCGATCGGGTTGAACCGGCCCTCCCCCTCGGCCAGGGTCCGCACCCCCCAGCCGGAGAACATCCGCGGGCTGACCAGATGCTTGGCGATCTTCTTGGCCTTGCCGGCGTCGACGATGCCGCTCCACAACAGGTGGCCGATGTTCGACGACAACGCGTCGACCTGGCCGCCCTCCGGGTCCAGCGCGAGCGCGAAGTACTCCCCGTCGGCGACCCAGAAGTCCCGGTTGAACCGACGCTTGAGGTCGGCCGCCTCCCGCTCCAACTGGTCGGCGTACCCCGGGTCGTGCCAGATCTCGCGGGCCAACCGGGCGCCGCGCATCTTCGCGTCGTACGCGTACCCCTGCAGTTCGCAGGTCGCCCGGGGAAAGCCGGGCAACCGGCCGTCGCGGTAGCAGATCGCGTCCCAGGAGTCCTTCCAACACTGGTTCTCCAGGCCGGTCTCCACGTTGCGTCGCTCGTACCAGAGGTAACCGTTGTCGAGCAGGTCACCGTAGGTGTCGATCCAGCACAGCGCCTGCCGGGCCTCCGCCTCCAGGGACCGGACCAGCTTGACGTCGCCACTCCACCGCTCGTATTCGTCGAGCAGCACGACGAACAGCGGGGTCGAGTCGGCCGCGCCGAAGTACGGGGTGTGCGGCTGCTCCTCGAAGGCTGACGACTCGCCGTACCGGATCTCGTGCAGGATCTTGCCCGGTTCCTCGTCCCGGAAGTCGTCGAGTTTGCTGCCCTGCAACCCGCCGAGCAGGCGCAACGTCGCCGCCGCCAGCTCCGGCGCGAACGGCAACGCCTGCAGGCTGGTGAAGATGCTGTCCCGGCCGAACATGGTGGCGAACCACGGCACACCGGCGGCCGGCACCGACTGCCCGGCCAGCGACAACGGGGTGTAGCGCAGCGCGGCCAGATCCACCAGGCTCCGCCGGTACGTCGATGCCAGCGGCTCGCATTCACAGGCCAGCCGCGGTGCCCGGGCGATCCACTCGTCCAGTTCCCGGCGCATCTCCGGCTTGGCCCGGTCGAAGTGCTGCCCGAGCATTCCCTCACGCAGATCCCGCCCGTCCGGGCCGATCGCGGTGGTCTTCACCTTGATGTGGGTGATCCACTTGCCGTGCGGCTCAATGACGATGGTGAAGCTGAACCCGTGCTCGTCGATCGCCGCCGGCTCGCTGCTGGAGATCACGGTCTCCCGGTGGAAGCTCTCCCGCTGGTAGCCGAGCCGCAGACAGTCCCGGTCGACGTGGGCGTAGTGCTTGCCGACCTTGTGCCGGACGTCCTTGATCTCGAACAGGTCGGCGAAGTCGCTGCCCGCCTCCAGCCGTACCGCGAGCTCCATCGGCTCCTGGGCATGGTTGAGGATGGTGATCTCCTCGTCGAAACTGCCGCCCACCCAGCGTTGCCGGATCACCGACATCTCGGCGTCGACGTAGTGGGTCGGCTCACCGGGCACCAGGAAGAACCGCGCCTCGAAGTACTGCAGGTCGTCGACCGACAGTGAGGACAGCCGCTCGCCGTCGATGGTCAGCTGCCACTTCGACAGGAACCGGGTGTCGAACGAGAAGAGCCCGGTGGGCGCCGCTGGGGAGGCGTCGATGTCGCCCTGGCTGTCGCTGACCACGAAGGTGTTGCCGTCCAGGATGCTGACCATTCCCTCGGTCATCAGTCGTTCCTTTCCCGCCGGGCGAACGCGCGTGGGTCGTGGGAACCGGGCGGGCCGGGCATCATCCGCTCGATCAAGATCAGTAGCCGGAGATCACCGAGCACCATGATGTCGCCGCGTAGCATCGCCGCCATCGGGTTGATCTCGCCCCGGGCCATTCCTTCGAAGACCTTCTGATCGGTACGCAGCACACTCTCGGCGTCCCGCTGCTCGCGCAGCAGGCTGGCCCGGCCGTTGTCGAAGGTGACGAACCAGTAGTCCACCTGTTCGTCGTGTGCCAGGTCGAATCGCACGGTCCCGGAGATCTGTCGCAGCAGCGCCGCGTTCTCCTTCCGGCCGAGGCGGTCGAAGAACTCCCGCGTCGCCGCCATCGGTTCCCGCGCCGAGGCGGTCCGTGTGGTCTGCTCCCGCTGCGTCGTCTGCGGCATCATCCGCTCCCTCCACCCAGTGGCAGGGTCGCGGCCGACCGGGTGGTACGACATCACCCGTACCGGGTGAAGCCGGCCCGGAATCCACGCCCCGGCGCCGCTCGGCCCGACGCCGGCCCGGACGTCAGTCGGCGGAGATGCCGTACGCGGTCCAGCCCCGGTCGCGGAACCCGGCGGCCGAGGCCACCTTCGCCGACGCGGCGTTGCCCACCGCGTGCAGGTAGGTGGGGACGGCACCGCCGTCGAGCACCCGACGGGCGGCCTGGGCGACCAGCCGGCGGGCCAGGCCACGACCACGCGCCGCCGGTACGGTGCCGACCGCGATCTCCTGGCCGTGCGCGTCGTGCCGCTTCAGCCCGACCCCGGCCAGGAACGTCCCGTCGGCGTCCCGGGCGACCAGCACCGGGTTGGTGAACTGCCGCAGCCAGGGCGGCAACGACTCGTCAGCGGAGTCGATCCAGTCCCCGGCGTCGGGCAGCGGCGCCGGCGCCAGACAGTACCGGAACACGGTGCGCTGCGCCCGCCAGCCGGGACGGCCGACCGC is a window from the Solwaraspora sp. WMMD792 genome containing:
- a CDS encoding class I SAM-dependent methyltransferase, producing MARYLLFPGRHHVLTRFQADYLSRLAAREAAASDGPCTVVWAVTSANHGNTRRNPVPYHRREAAIERFSVLTGLRSVVVPVFDVVATERFAEVTVKTVAAVTGLELTPADTVLACSTPEVAAMYRRLGFPVAGVEADVDPPPPRPWDVLLRLAAGDDSWRDLAHPASVDVFDRYGLEGHVRSVVDDPVVGAEGGLTATRDYRSYAEAFAEAARRKWDAVRRYVRPGRIVDIGCGAGAVLELADREPALRESDLIGVEVARHLFEECVHKKAQGAFSNPNVYFYQRNVLGGAVFAPRSVDTTLTFALTHEIWSYGERMASVRRFVQAIYDHTVPGGVWINSDVCGPDGADRPVRLRLSTADGANPAQPRTDLAAAPPAEVAAYLRGLSTRARLDQFAVDFAFPFDHRPVDGAPEVVETTLGAAMDFLTRKDYPDNWLSETREQFCGLEYADWKALLADVGFEIDPASGAWRNDWIVDHRLAPVASLSTLDGRPMDWPVTHVLLVARRPVNT
- a CDS encoding DinB family protein, giving the protein MDASALLVETFDRLPDLVRAAVDGLSPDQLRWSPAPGTNPIGWLVWHLTRVQDDHLAEVIGEPQVWVGDGWARRFGLTADPADTGYGHSAEQVAAVAPESAAALVDYYTAVADRTRRFLVGLTDADLDRIVDERWDPPVTLGARLVSVANDDLQHVGQAGWLRGLLSATS
- a CDS encoding SAM-dependent methyltransferase — protein: MSVPVSESATTPQPAPVPAARRGGDAGAFLREFLRSPTRIGAVAPSSQRLAEAITAPIPERGDPVVVELGPGTGAFTGVIQRRLGGRGRHLAIELSPSLADLLAGRHPQVEVIVGNAADCRALVAGRGLATADVVVSGLPWVSFPRDLQLSALGAVCDVLGPDGAFTTFAYVLTAQTPPARRFRQLLRDRFEEVVMGRTVLGNLPPAFVYHARRPRR
- a CDS encoding TrkA family potassium uptake protein codes for the protein MADSRNEPVVVIGLGRFGGALAVELNNRGTEVLGIDGDARTTQGYSGQLPHLATADATDVEALRQLGVNEFHRAVVGIGTDIQASILATSLLAELGVADIWAKAISRQHGRILERVGAHHVILPEHDMGERVAHLLTGRLLDYVEVDRDFAMVKTTPPQDAVSVPLRESRVRSRYGVTVVAVKSEARGPDARFTYATPDTVLMYGDIVLVLGRIDDVERFAESG
- a CDS encoding TrkH family potassium uptake protein; protein product: MPDRLPDGGNRSATGPAATPADRRSGRWRGIRPGIRPGGRPSAPAGRRRRWRVPMWRRGADRFQHPAQVIAGGFAAAIALGTALLMLPAASRSGASPPLIDALFTATSAVCVTGLVVVDTAGHWSAFGQLVIMGLIQIGGLGIMTLATLFTVLLSRRLGLRARFLAQAETKTLSLRDVRRVVRNIVLFSLASELVVAVVLTVRFAVGYDYPWGRAAYHGVFHAVSAFNNAGFALYADSLMRFVADPWITTTVALAVIVGGLGFPVVFELLRCWHRPRLWSVLTRITVVLTASLLTIGTIVFTLVELRNPATFGPLDGAHKVLAGFFASVMTRTAGFNSVDIAAMRPESLLLSDILMFIGGGSAGTAGGVKVTTVGLLAFVLWAEMRGETRVNVGSRRVPEGNQRQALAVLLLSLGAVAVATFTLLAMTRYPLDQVLFEVVSAFGTVGLSTGITAGLPPAADVLLIVLMFMGRIGPLTVASALALRERSRRYELPEERIIVG
- a CDS encoding ion channel, with product MSLQDPGPGPHREDRTARWERQTAAGLTVLAVAFLVVYAAPILYPQMPARWHAVCVAANIVIWALFWVDYLVRLWLAGDRWRFVRAHLFDLIVLLLPILRPLRMLRLVTAVLLLTRRTEVWARGRLALYVGSTTVLLVIVSGLAVLDAERSHPDGAINTYPDALWWSVVTITTVGYGDYYPITSTGRFVALALMIGGIGLIGFVTGSLASWIVERISTASAEAADDDDDGAAADAATTPATRADVAAVTAQLAALRAEVAALRADAGGPAQPPAAVPEQHRAADAATPTTPD
- a CDS encoding trypsin-like serine protease; protein product: MQQHHRPTRRPSRHRLATPLAAVLLAGLTPLLTPGPAQAIVGGQPVATGDFSFVAEVRNTAVGGLCTGTLVHPGWVLTAAHCAAPTSVGDVTVRVGNTIAGTGGELRRIHRIVAHPQYIGGHNDLALLELSSPITSVTPVRLTTPSEAHLSDGVQGGPFTPYDQGIAVGWGLDGAGNLPSRLPFVGVFITPSQPDSLGIKRLMVDRGPCQGDSGGPLLVPAGGTYAQAGVLKAASCTGPASYSEVGAGGNRTWLLGQLTAVPYTPFGTVDWDRDGHPDIIARYDATGDLWLYPGQSVRGLSTAPRVRIGNGWRGYTAFGTVDWDRDGHADILTRNDTTGDLWLYPGQSKRGYSTATPVRLSTGWAGFTPYGVGDWDRDGNPDIVARQDGTGQLWLYPGTGTRGPAGTPRVSIGSSTNAHSPFGLVDWDDDDHVDLISRDNDTADLWLQPGQGVRAGSTIPRVRIGNGWRGYTAFGTVDWDRDGHPDILTRNDTTGDLWLYPGQSKRGYSTATPVRIGWGW
- a CDS encoding LLM class flavin-dependent oxidoreductase, translating into MRVGIVILPDEPWSVTSRRWRQAEEWGFDHAWTYDHLGWRDLVEGPWFDAVPTLTAASSVTSRIPLGTLVASPNFRHPVHFAREVTALDDISAGRLLLGVGAGGLGFDATVLGAGPLSPRARVDRYAEFVELLDLLLRTDRVTWQGRYFQAVDARSTPGCRQRPRVPFVLAANGPRSLDLVARYGAGWVTTGTVFDDQAAWWASVAQLARRCDAAVDRAGRDRDDLRRYLSLDSAPVFSLTSADFFADAVGRAAALGFTDVITHWPRRSSWYAGDERVLAEVATDVLPSLR
- a CDS encoding glycogen debranching N-terminal domain-containing protein, with the protein product MTEGMVSILDGNTFVVSDSQGDIDASPAAPTGLFSFDTRFLSKWQLTIDGERLSSLSVDDLQYFEARFFLVPGEPTHYVDAEMSVIRQRWVGGSFDEEITILNHAQEPMELAVRLEAGSDFADLFEIKDVRHKVGKHYAHVDRDCLRLGYQRESFHRETVISSSEPAAIDEHGFSFTIVIEPHGKWITHIKVKTTAIGPDGRDLREGMLGQHFDRAKPEMRRELDEWIARAPRLACECEPLASTYRRSLVDLAALRYTPLSLAGQSVPAAGVPWFATMFGRDSIFTSLQALPFAPELAAATLRLLGGLQGSKLDDFRDEEPGKILHEIRYGESSAFEEQPHTPYFGAADSTPLFVVLLDEYERWSGDVKLVRSLEAEARQALCWIDTYGDLLDNGYLWYERRNVETGLENQCWKDSWDAICYRDGRLPGFPRATCELQGYAYDAKMRGARLAREIWHDPGYADQLEREAADLKRRFNRDFWVADGEYFALALDPEGGQVDALSSNIGHLLWSGIVDAGKAKKIAKHLVSPRMFSGWGVRTLAEGEGRFNPIGYHVGTVWPFDNSFIAWGLRRYGFVEESARIADGIINAAQYFNGRLPEAFGGYDRALTKYPVEYPTSCSPQAWSTGATLLLLRTLLGLEPQGEHLVVDPALPMSMGRIELLDIPGRWGHIDAFGRGRMDIHRKERQPA